The following coding sequences are from one Pusillimonas sp. DMV24BSW_D window:
- a CDS encoding ParA family protein — protein MSAYQNTELAKVFCIANQKGGVGKTTTAINLAAALVMHKKKVLLIDLDPQGNATMGSGINKNEIEQNLYHVLIGDADINSAKVVSPTGGYDVLPANRELSGAEIDLVQMEQREKQLKFAIAEVINDYDFILIDCPPTLSLLTLNGLAGAQGVIIPMQCEYFALEGLSDLVNTVKRVHRNINPDLQLIGLLRVMFDTRVTLQQQVSTQIENHFGDRVFKTVVPRNVRLAEAPSHGMPGTVYDKSSRGAKAYIEFAKELIKRVKQDALEGATHNP, from the coding sequence ATGAGTGCTTATCAAAACACCGAATTGGCGAAAGTTTTTTGTATTGCCAATCAGAAAGGCGGGGTGGGAAAAACCACAACAGCAATTAATTTAGCTGCAGCCTTGGTAATGCACAAGAAAAAAGTTTTGCTTATCGATTTGGATCCGCAGGGCAACGCCACAATGGGTAGCGGCATCAATAAAAACGAAATTGAACAGAATCTTTACCACGTCTTGATTGGCGATGCAGACATTAACAGTGCCAAAGTTGTTTCGCCAACCGGGGGATACGATGTACTGCCGGCAAATAGGGAATTATCCGGTGCTGAAATCGATTTGGTCCAAATGGAGCAACGCGAAAAGCAACTTAAGTTCGCGATTGCGGAAGTCATTAATGATTATGACTTCATTCTGATCGATTGCCCGCCTACGTTGTCTTTATTGACCTTAAATGGGTTAGCCGGTGCGCAAGGCGTTATTATTCCAATGCAATGTGAGTATTTTGCTTTGGAAGGTCTGTCAGACCTGGTTAACACCGTTAAACGTGTTCACAGAAACATTAATCCAGATCTGCAACTTATTGGGCTGCTTCGGGTTATGTTCGACACACGCGTTACGCTTCAGCAGCAAGTGTCAACACAAATAGAAAACCATTTTGGCGACCGCGTATTCAAGACGGTGGTCCCGCGTAATGTACGTTTGGCGGAAGCGCCAAGTCACGGCATGCCGGGCACGGTATACGATAAAAGTTCAAGAGGCGCAAAAGCCTATATTGAATTTGCAAAAGAACTTATTAAGCGGGTCAAACAAGACGCCCTGGAAGGGGCAACACATAATCCGTAA
- a CDS encoding ParB/RepB/Spo0J family partition protein: MATRKKGLGRGLDALLGADTDAMNQLGKKAEAIETHPSVLPLNKLVAGKYQPRTRMDEGALNELAESIRTQGVMQPILVRALAANKKGQYEIIAGERRYRAAKLAGLKEVPVLVREVEDENAAIMALIENIQREDLNPLEEAHGVKRLLDDFGLTHEQAATAIGRSRSATSNLLRLLNLTESVQTMLLAGDIDMGHARALLAVEAAQQILLANEIITRRLSVREAEKLVGKALRETEETTPKPIATQNAKTGDIKRLEESLSDHLGTRVALKVGKKNKGQLVIDFHDWDHLNALLEQQGLSNAIDS; this comes from the coding sequence ATGGCAACGAGGAAAAAAGGGTTGGGGCGAGGTCTTGATGCGCTGCTGGGCGCCGATACCGATGCAATGAATCAGTTGGGTAAAAAAGCCGAAGCAATTGAAACTCATCCTTCAGTTTTGCCATTAAACAAACTTGTTGCAGGCAAATATCAACCACGTACCCGTATGGATGAAGGGGCGTTGAACGAACTGGCTGAATCCATTCGCACGCAAGGCGTTATGCAGCCTATTTTGGTGCGGGCACTTGCTGCAAACAAGAAGGGCCAGTACGAAATTATTGCCGGGGAACGGCGTTACCGGGCGGCCAAACTAGCGGGTCTGAAAGAAGTGCCTGTGCTGGTGCGCGAAGTCGAAGACGAGAACGCCGCCATTATGGCGCTTATCGAAAATATTCAGCGTGAAGATTTGAATCCGCTGGAAGAAGCGCATGGCGTTAAGCGTTTATTGGATGATTTCGGATTAACGCATGAACAAGCCGCCACGGCTATCGGGCGATCTCGCTCGGCAACCAGTAATCTGCTTAGGCTTCTTAATTTAACGGAATCCGTGCAAACCATGTTGCTGGCGGGTGATATCGACATGGGCCATGCGCGTGCTTTGCTTGCTGTAGAAGCGGCCCAGCAAATTTTGTTGGCCAATGAAATTATCACGCGTCGTTTGTCGGTACGCGAAGCGGAAAAACTGGTTGGAAAAGCGCTGCGTGAAACTGAAGAGACCACACCTAAGCCGATAGCTACTCAAAATGCGAAAACCGGCGATATCAAGCGCCTGGAAGAAAGCTTGTCCGATCACTTGGGGACTCGGGTAGCTTTAAAAGTGGGCAAAAAAAATAAAGGGCAGCTCGTTATCGACTTCCACGATTGGGATCATTTGAACGCGCTCCTAGAGCAACAAGGCCTGTCAAACGCTATCGATTCCTGA